The following coding sequences lie in one Sphingomonas sp. M1-B02 genomic window:
- a CDS encoding SURF1 family protein encodes MSLGHRRALFASLCLLLAAAFAALGVWQIERRAWKLDLIAKVEARIHAPPRALPAAAEWRDDLAYTRVRVTGVFLHEAEALVQAVTDLGPGWWVETPLRTDKGVVLVNRGFVPSERKAPETRRAGMPLGPVGVTGLLRASEPGGGFLRANDPAADRWHSRDVAAIAQARGLGPVAPFFIDADASANPGGYPVGGLTVVAFRNNHLVYALTWFGLAALSLSGAALLLGTRGRR; translated from the coding sequence GTGAGCCTTGGCCATAGACGAGCGCTGTTCGCCAGCCTTTGCCTGCTGCTCGCAGCCGCCTTCGCTGCGCTCGGCGTCTGGCAAATCGAGCGGCGCGCCTGGAAGCTCGATCTGATCGCGAAGGTGGAGGCGCGGATCCACGCCCCGCCGCGGGCCTTGCCGGCTGCGGCCGAATGGCGCGACGACCTTGCTTATACGCGGGTGCGCGTGACGGGTGTTTTCCTCCACGAGGCCGAGGCGCTGGTCCAAGCGGTGACCGATCTGGGGCCGGGCTGGTGGGTGGAGACTCCGCTGCGGACCGACAAAGGCGTGGTCCTCGTCAATCGCGGCTTCGTGCCCTCGGAGCGTAAAGCGCCCGAGACACGGCGGGCGGGCATGCCGCTGGGTCCGGTTGGCGTCACCGGCTTGCTTCGCGCGAGCGAGCCCGGCGGGGGCTTCCTGCGCGCCAACGATCCGGCGGCCGATCGCTGGCACTCGCGCGACGTCGCCGCGATTGCGCAGGCGCGCGGCCTGGGGCCGGTCGCGCCCTTCTTCATCGATGCCGACGCGTCCGCGAATCCCGGCGGCTATCCCGTCGGCGGCCTGACGGTGGTCGCCTTTCGCAACAACCATCTGGTCTATGCATTGACCTGGTTCGGTCTGGCCGCATTGTCGCTCTCCGGGGCGGCGCTACTGCTCGGCACGAGAGGGAGACGCTGA
- a CDS encoding NAD(P)H-hydrate dehydratase, producing the protein MIALDSAWLEAHPLPQPGHDTDKNDRGRVLVAGGSETVPGALRLTGEAALRAGAGKVQLATIERAALALGMMMPEAAVYPLPANGDGELGAAAGDRLLTYLGRCDTLVLGPGMGPDSDAGAILATVLAQPRDAMSLVLDAAAIAAAADLADAVKAHAGRAVLTPHPGEMIQLMGCDEARISDDPDGLAREASARFGATVLLKGPQTWIACPGEEVLRYAGGGHGLATGGSGDVLAGIIGGLLSRGTAPQAAAAWGVWLHGEAGRRLAERVGPMGFLGRELPGEVPALMALGR; encoded by the coding sequence ATGATCGCGCTTGATTCGGCCTGGCTCGAAGCCCATCCGCTGCCCCAGCCCGGGCATGACACCGACAAGAATGACCGGGGCCGCGTCCTCGTCGCGGGCGGCTCGGAAACGGTGCCCGGCGCGCTGCGGCTGACCGGCGAGGCCGCGTTGCGCGCCGGCGCGGGCAAGGTCCAGCTCGCGACGATCGAGCGCGCCGCACTGGCGCTCGGCATGATGATGCCTGAGGCGGCCGTCTATCCGCTGCCTGCCAACGGCGACGGCGAACTGGGCGCCGCGGCCGGGGATCGGCTGCTGACCTATCTCGGACGCTGCGACACGTTGGTCCTGGGCCCCGGGATGGGACCGGATTCCGATGCCGGAGCAATCCTGGCGACCGTTCTCGCGCAACCGCGCGATGCGATGTCACTGGTCCTCGACGCCGCCGCGATCGCCGCCGCCGCAGACCTCGCCGATGCGGTCAAAGCGCATGCGGGCCGCGCCGTCCTGACCCCGCATCCCGGCGAGATGATCCAGCTGATGGGGTGCGACGAGGCGCGCATCTCCGACGATCCCGATGGCCTCGCGCGCGAGGCGAGCGCGCGCTTCGGCGCCACCGTCTTGCTCAAGGGGCCCCAGACCTGGATCGCCTGCCCGGGCGAGGAAGTGCTCCGCTATGCCGGCGGCGGCCACGGCCTCGCCACCGGCGGCTCCGGCGACGTGCTCGCCGGGATCATCGGCGGGCTGCTGTCGCGCGGGACCGCACCGCAGGCCGCGGCGGCATGGGGCGTATGGCTCCACGGCGAGGCCGGACGGCGGCTGGCCGAACGGGTGGGGCCGATGGGTTTCCTCGGCCGCGAACTGCCGGGCGAGGTCCCTGCGCTGATGGCGCTCGGCCGCTAG
- the manD gene encoding D-mannonate dehydratase ManD produces MKITAARVIVTCPGRNFVTLKIETDEGLTGIGDATLNGRELAVASYLNDHVIPCLIGRDAHRIEDIWQYLYKGAYWRRGPVTMSAIAAVDMALWDIKGKAAGLPVYQLLGGASREGCMVYGHANGSDIEETIERAQEYLEQGYKAVRLQSGVPGLAATYGVSGERFYYEPAKGSLPDETLWSTSKYMQHAPKLFERGRDALGWDIHLLHDAHHRLSPIEAGRLGKDLEPYRLFWLEDATPAENQAAFRLIRQHTTTPLAVGEIFNTVWDAKQLIEEQLIDYIRATVVHAGGITHLRRIAALADLYQVRTGCHGATDLSPVSMAAALQFGLSVPNFGIQEYMRHTPETDAVFPHGYSLSNGLMHPGDAPGLGVEIDEQLAAKYEYKRAYLPVNRLEDGTMFNW; encoded by the coding sequence ATGAAAATCACCGCTGCACGCGTCATCGTCACCTGTCCGGGTCGCAACTTCGTCACGCTGAAGATCGAGACCGACGAGGGCCTCACCGGTATCGGCGATGCCACGCTCAACGGTCGCGAGCTGGCAGTCGCGAGCTATCTGAACGACCATGTGATCCCTTGCCTGATCGGGCGCGACGCGCATCGGATCGAGGATATCTGGCAGTATCTCTACAAGGGGGCATATTGGCGGCGCGGCCCCGTGACGATGTCGGCAATCGCCGCGGTCGACATGGCCTTGTGGGACATCAAGGGGAAGGCAGCCGGGCTTCCCGTCTATCAGCTGCTTGGCGGTGCCAGCCGCGAGGGCTGCATGGTCTATGGCCATGCCAACGGCTCCGACATCGAAGAGACGATCGAGCGCGCGCAGGAATATCTCGAGCAGGGCTACAAGGCGGTCCGCCTCCAGTCCGGAGTCCCCGGCCTCGCCGCGACCTATGGCGTCTCGGGCGAGCGCTTCTATTACGAGCCGGCAAAGGGCTCGTTGCCCGACGAAACGCTTTGGTCGACCTCCAAATATATGCAGCATGCGCCCAAATTGTTCGAGCGCGGACGCGATGCGCTCGGCTGGGATATCCATCTGCTCCACGACGCGCATCATCGGCTGAGCCCGATTGAGGCCGGACGGCTCGGAAAGGATCTCGAGCCCTATCGCCTCTTCTGGCTGGAGGATGCCACGCCCGCCGAAAACCAGGCCGCGTTCCGGCTGATCCGCCAGCACACCACGACGCCGCTCGCGGTGGGCGAGATCTTCAACACCGTCTGGGATGCCAAGCAGCTGATCGAAGAGCAGTTGATCGACTATATCCGCGCGACCGTGGTCCATGCCGGCGGAATCACCCATCTGCGCCGGATTGCCGCGCTGGCCGATCTCTATCAGGTTCGCACCGGCTGCCACGGCGCGACCGATCTCTCCCCCGTCAGCATGGCCGCGGCGCTGCAGTTCGGGCTTTCGGTGCCCAATTTCGGCATCCAGGAATATATGCGGCACACGCCCGAGACCGATGCGGTCTTCCCGCACGGCTATTCGCTGAGCAACGGCCTGATGCATCCGGGCGACGCGCCCGGCCTGGGCGTCGAGATCGACGAGCAACTGGCTGCGAAATATGAGTATAAGCGCGCCTATCTGCCGGTGAACCGCCTCGAGGACGGGACGATGTTCAACTGGTGA
- the cyoD gene encoding cytochrome o ubiquinol oxidase subunit IV, whose protein sequence is MSAPHDTAHTLEHGHGTRRGYLIGFALSVVLTAIPFWLVMTGAIADAQTTALVVVALAVAQIVVHTIFFLHVNTRSEGGWTLLATVFTLVIVLIVIAGSMWIMYHLNSNMMPMPGGGTSPNP, encoded by the coding sequence ATGAGCGCGCCCCACGACACCGCCCACACGCTCGAACATGGGCACGGCACCCGGCGCGGCTATCTGATCGGCTTCGCGCTGTCGGTCGTGCTCACTGCGATCCCCTTCTGGCTGGTGATGACCGGCGCGATCGCGGATGCGCAGACCACGGCGCTCGTCGTGGTCGCGCTCGCCGTCGCGCAGATTGTCGTGCACACGATCTTCTTCCTCCACGTCAACACGCGCTCGGAGGGTGGCTGGACGCTGCTGGCGACGGTGTTCACCCTGGTCATCGTACTGATCGTGATCGCGGGCTCGATGTGGATCATGTACCATCTCAACAGCAACATGATGCCGATGCCGGGCGGGGGCACGTCCCCGAACCCGTGA
- the cyoC gene encoding cytochrome o ubiquinol oxidase subunit III produces the protein MSSQTMTMDAGVPEKPNFYVLEEDGHAHGSTGATMLGFWIYLMSDALIFATLFATYGVLSTSYAGGPTPSEIFQLPLVALNTAMLLLSSITFGMATIDMEAGHVRRTQAWLAVTALFGLAFVGIELYEFAHLIAEGATPQRSAFLSAFFTLVGTHGLHVTVGLVWIGVMLVQVGQRGLIPENMRRMMCLGMFWHLLDVVWIGVFTFVYLLGVLR, from the coding sequence ATGAGCAGCCAGACCATGACCATGGACGCGGGCGTGCCCGAGAAGCCCAACTTCTACGTCCTCGAAGAAGACGGCCACGCGCACGGCAGCACCGGCGCGACGATGCTGGGCTTCTGGATCTACCTGATGAGCGATGCGCTGATCTTCGCGACGCTCTTCGCCACCTATGGCGTGCTCAGCACCAGCTATGCCGGCGGCCCCACGCCGAGCGAAATCTTCCAGCTGCCGCTGGTGGCGCTCAATACGGCGATGCTGCTGCTCTCGTCGATCACCTTCGGCATGGCGACGATCGACATGGAGGCGGGGCATGTGCGCCGCACCCAGGCCTGGCTCGCCGTCACCGCCTTGTTCGGCCTGGCCTTCGTCGGGATCGAGCTGTACGAGTTCGCGCACCTGATCGCCGAGGGCGCGACGCCGCAGCGCAGCGCCTTCCTCTCGGCATTCTTCACGCTGGTCGGCACGCATGGGCTGCACGTCACCGTCGGGCTGGTCTGGATCGGCGTGATGCTGGTCCAGGTCGGCCAGCGCGGGCTGATCCCAGAGAATATGCGACGGATGATGTGCCTGGGCATGTTCTGGCATCTGCTCGACGTGGTCTGGATCGGTGTCTTCACCTTCGTCTATCTGCTCGGAGTCCTGCGATGA
- a CDS encoding FadR/GntR family transcriptional regulator: protein MRFAADRLAVGITKAASLADDLVRRFEEQIETGTMPPGARFPTEMAIVEAFGVSRPVVREAFARLSARGLLVSRRGSGAFVANGARYRAFQVTADEISEIDDVIKLLEMRMGFETEMAFLAAQRRTGSELQEMRRSLADMDASTEVDGSVAADTAFHAAIARATQNDYYLRFTDFLGVRLVPSRRVYLQDSDAATHQTYARAINADHRAIYAAIETGDAQAAREAARAHIQKSIARYRPHALVA from the coding sequence GTGCGCTTCGCGGCGGATCGGCTAGCCGTGGGCATCACCAAGGCGGCGTCATTGGCCGACGATCTGGTCCGGCGGTTCGAAGAGCAGATCGAGACCGGGACCATGCCGCCCGGCGCGCGCTTCCCGACCGAAATGGCGATCGTCGAGGCATTTGGCGTAAGCCGGCCGGTGGTCCGCGAGGCTTTTGCGCGGCTGTCCGCCCGGGGTCTGCTTGTCTCGCGGCGGGGCTCGGGCGCCTTCGTCGCCAACGGCGCGCGGTACCGGGCGTTCCAGGTTACCGCGGACGAGATCAGCGAGATTGACGACGTTATCAAGCTGCTTGAGATGCGAATGGGGTTCGAGACCGAGATGGCATTTCTCGCCGCGCAACGCCGCACCGGCAGCGAACTGCAGGAGATGCGTCGCAGCCTTGCGGATATGGACGCCAGCACCGAAGTCGACGGCTCGGTCGCGGCGGATACCGCGTTCCACGCCGCCATCGCCCGCGCCACGCAAAACGACTATTATCTGCGCTTCACCGATTTTCTGGGCGTGCGGCTGGTCCCGTCGCGCCGGGTATATCTGCAGGATAGCGACGCCGCGACGCACCAGACGTATGCGCGCGCGATAAACGCCGATCATCGCGCAATATACGCCGCGATCGAAACCGGGGATGCCCAGGCGGCGCGTGAGGCTGCCCGCGCCCATATCCAGAAAAGCATCGCGCGCTATCGGCCCCATGCGCTGGTGGCGTAG
- a CDS encoding aldo/keto reductase produces the protein MTALRELGTSGLMTPPLILGGNVFGWTIDKAESFRILDRFVEAGGTMIDTADVYSAWVDGHQGGESETIIGEWLRHSGKRDRVLVATKVGMLDGEGGAKLAPARIAAAAEASLQRLGVETIDLYFAHQDDESVSQEAALAAFDTLIQAGKVRALGASNFHAIRLKSALEIATREGLPHYRVLQPEYNLVSRHKFEGELQNLCITQNIGVVPYYGLASGFLTGKYRSEADLGKSVRGGRMGELLAGKGAPVLEAMDQVAAETGASHAQIALAWLAAQDGVTAPIASATSVEQLDELLGAWSVTLTQDQLDRLTGAGA, from the coding sequence GTGACCGCTCTGCGCGAACTGGGCACCAGCGGGCTGATGACGCCGCCGCTGATCCTCGGCGGCAACGTCTTCGGCTGGACGATCGACAAGGCCGAGAGCTTCCGCATCCTCGATCGCTTCGTCGAGGCGGGAGGCACGATGATCGATACCGCCGACGTCTATTCGGCCTGGGTGGATGGGCACCAGGGCGGCGAATCCGAGACGATCATCGGTGAATGGCTCCGCCACTCGGGCAAGCGCGATCGCGTCCTCGTCGCCACCAAGGTCGGGATGCTCGACGGCGAAGGCGGCGCGAAGCTCGCCCCCGCCCGGATCGCGGCCGCTGCCGAGGCCTCGCTCCAGCGCCTCGGCGTCGAGACGATCGACCTCTATTTCGCCCATCAGGATGACGAATCCGTTTCGCAGGAAGCTGCCCTCGCCGCGTTCGACACGCTGATCCAGGCGGGCAAGGTCCGCGCGCTCGGCGCCTCCAACTTCCACGCCATCCGCCTCAAATCGGCCCTCGAGATCGCGACGCGCGAGGGACTGCCGCACTACCGCGTGCTCCAGCCCGAATATAATCTGGTCAGCCGCCACAAGTTCGAAGGCGAGCTGCAAAATCTCTGCATCACCCAAAATATCGGCGTCGTCCCCTATTACGGGCTCGCCTCGGGCTTCCTCACCGGCAAATATCGCAGCGAAGCCGATCTCGGCAAAAGCGTGCGCGGCGGCCGGATGGGCGAACTGCTCGCCGGCAAGGGCGCACCCGTGCTCGAGGCCATGGACCAGGTCGCCGCCGAAACCGGCGCCAGCCACGCCCAGATCGCGCTCGCCTGGCTCGCCGCGCAGGACGGCGTCACCGCGCCCATCGCAAGTGCGACGAGCGTGGAGCAGCTCGACGAGCTGCTGGGCGCGTGGAGCGTGACGTTGACGCAGGACCAGCTCGATCGGCTCACCGGCGCGGGGGCCTGA
- a CDS encoding ArsR/SmtB family transcription factor, whose protein sequence is MKSALIIFRALADSTRLRIVALLRSMELSVGELAQVLGQSQPRVSRHVKILCDAGLADRRKEGSWVFVGLGPAEKVAPVLAALDSWDEADHWTVADEARLAAVRADRASAAAEWFEVNAGQWDAIRSLHVADSEVEAAMAKALGDAPLGRLIDIGTGTGRMLELFGPQAGHALGIDRSSEMLRLARAKLSERGLANAELRQADLYALPLRDGEADAAILHHVLHFAQQPGAAIGEAARVLSPGGRLLIADFAPHDREELRSRDAHTRLGFSDEQILGWFETSGLAPVLVETLEGGELTVKLWLGRKIGEETKKVKAA, encoded by the coding sequence ATGAAATCAGCCCTTATCATTTTCCGCGCTCTGGCGGACTCGACGCGCCTTCGCATCGTCGCGCTATTGCGCTCGATGGAGCTGTCGGTCGGCGAGTTGGCGCAGGTGCTCGGGCAGAGCCAGCCGCGGGTCAGTCGGCATGTGAAGATCCTCTGCGACGCCGGCCTGGCCGATCGCCGCAAGGAGGGGAGCTGGGTATTCGTAGGACTGGGGCCCGCGGAGAAAGTGGCGCCGGTATTGGCCGCGCTCGACAGCTGGGACGAGGCCGATCACTGGACCGTGGCCGACGAAGCACGGCTCGCGGCGGTGCGCGCCGACCGGGCAAGCGCGGCGGCGGAATGGTTCGAGGTCAATGCCGGGCAATGGGACGCGATCCGATCGCTCCACGTCGCCGACAGCGAAGTCGAGGCGGCGATGGCGAAGGCGCTCGGCGATGCGCCGTTGGGCCGGCTGATCGACATCGGCACCGGCACCGGGCGGATGCTGGAGCTGTTCGGGCCGCAGGCGGGGCATGCGCTGGGAATCGATCGCAGCTCCGAAATGCTGCGGCTGGCGCGCGCCAAATTGTCCGAGCGGGGGCTGGCCAATGCCGAGCTCCGCCAGGCCGATCTCTATGCCTTGCCGCTGCGCGACGGCGAGGCCGATGCGGCGATCCTCCACCATGTGCTCCACTTCGCACAGCAGCCGGGTGCGGCGATCGGCGAGGCGGCGCGGGTGCTGAGTCCCGGCGGACGGCTGCTGATCGCCGACTTCGCGCCGCATGACCGCGAGGAACTGCGCTCGCGCGATGCCCATACCCGGCTCGGCTTTTCGGACGAACAGATCCTCGGCTGGTTCGAGACGAGCGGGCTCGCGCCGGTTTTGGTCGAGACGCTCGAGGGCGGCGAGCTGACCGTGAAATTATGGCTGGGTCGCAAGATCGGCGAAGAAACGAAGAAAGTGAAAGCGGCATGA
- a CDS encoding ATP-binding protein, with amino-acid sequence MDRPLLALTRRGIARPGPSPDAAATENMRQLVQLRWIAVVGQLVTILAVDKGLGVPLPLAPMLGLVALLGLANLVGMFLLSRHRVTNVEIMLALLLDMGALAAQLYLSGGATNPFISLFLLQVVLGAILLEVWSVWVLVAAATVCYAGLAINHRPLVLPPELAPDLASLFTLGAWINFVLIGALLGLFTTRISRNLRARDQYLADLRERAAEEDGIVRMGLFASGAAHELGTPLASLSVILGDWRRMPRLAQDPELLGELEEMEAEVRRCKAIVTDILHSAGEPRSEAIESVDAFHFLDEAVAAWRPTHAAVALDYACSDLSGAALFAGVSLRQALWNLLDNAAEASEHGIRLVVTRDDEMLRISVIDSGPGFSTAQLAIVGKPSTSRKGAGHGVGLFLAANVARRLGGRLEASNRAQGGAEVSLVLPLVAKPAQEG; translated from the coding sequence ATGGATAGGCCGCTCCTCGCGCTGACCCGGCGGGGGATCGCCCGCCCGGGTCCGTCGCCTGACGCCGCCGCGACCGAGAATATGCGCCAGCTGGTCCAGTTGCGCTGGATCGCCGTGGTCGGGCAGCTGGTAACGATCCTGGCGGTGGACAAGGGGCTTGGCGTGCCGTTGCCGCTGGCGCCGATGCTGGGCCTCGTAGCGCTGCTCGGCTTGGCAAATCTGGTCGGGATGTTCCTGCTGTCTAGGCACCGCGTGACCAATGTCGAGATCATGCTGGCGCTGCTGCTCGACATGGGGGCGCTCGCTGCCCAGCTCTATCTAAGCGGCGGGGCCACCAATCCCTTCATCTCGCTCTTCCTGCTCCAAGTCGTGCTAGGCGCCATCCTTCTCGAAGTCTGGTCGGTATGGGTGCTCGTGGCGGCGGCGACGGTCTGCTATGCCGGGCTTGCGATAAACCATCGTCCGCTGGTGCTTCCGCCCGAACTGGCACCCGACTTGGCCAGTCTCTTCACGCTCGGGGCGTGGATTAATTTCGTCCTGATCGGGGCGCTGCTGGGGCTGTTCACGACTCGAATCTCGCGCAACTTGCGCGCGCGTGACCAATATCTCGCGGATCTGCGCGAGCGTGCCGCCGAAGAGGATGGCATCGTCCGGATGGGGCTGTTCGCGAGCGGTGCGGCGCACGAACTGGGCACGCCGCTCGCGTCGTTGTCGGTCATTCTCGGCGACTGGCGGCGCATGCCGCGGCTCGCGCAGGATCCCGAACTGCTGGGCGAGCTGGAGGAAATGGAAGCCGAGGTGCGACGCTGCAAGGCGATCGTCACCGACATCCTCCATTCCGCGGGAGAACCGCGCAGCGAGGCGATCGAGAGCGTCGATGCCTTTCATTTTCTCGACGAGGCAGTTGCGGCCTGGCGCCCGACGCACGCCGCGGTCGCGCTGGACTATGCCTGTAGCGATCTGAGCGGCGCGGCTTTGTTCGCCGGCGTGTCGCTGCGGCAGGCACTCTGGAACCTGCTCGACAATGCCGCGGAGGCTTCTGAGCATGGCATTCGCCTGGTGGTGACGCGCGACGACGAAATGCTCCGCATTTCGGTCATCGACAGCGGGCCCGGCTTCTCGACGGCGCAGCTGGCGATCGTCGGCAAGCCCTCGACGTCGCGCAAGGGGGCGGGGCACGGCGTCGGGCTGTTCCTCGCGGCCAATGTCGCCCGCAGGCTTGGCGGGCGGCTGGAGGCTAGCAATCGGGCGCAGGGCGGTGCCGAAGTCAGCCTTGTGCTGCCGCTTGTCGCCAAGCCTGCGCAGGAGGGATGA
- a CDS encoding histidine phosphatase family protein, with translation MPNQSPPRWPKRLWVVRHGQSAGNVARDLAHDSGEHRIAIETRDVDVPLSELGYAQAEALGRWFTQGAGNGRPDVILTSPYLRARETARTFRDAGGADPDEAICGDERLREKEFGILDGLTTAGIHAILPEQAEFRRLLGKFYHRPPGGESWCDVIFRLRSLLDTVSLHYADREVMIVAHQVVVLCLRYIIENLSEEEILEIDRQGDVANCSITEYAHDPAAGKDGGLVLLRYNVNPPMEDGDAEVTSAPDAMVAARG, from the coding sequence ATGCCAAACCAATCCCCGCCCCGTTGGCCGAAGCGTCTCTGGGTAGTCCGTCACGGCCAGAGCGCAGGCAATGTAGCGCGCGACCTGGCGCATGACTCGGGCGAGCATCGCATCGCGATCGAGACCCGCGATGTCGACGTGCCCTTGTCCGAGCTCGGCTATGCGCAGGCTGAAGCCCTCGGGCGCTGGTTCACGCAAGGGGCGGGCAACGGCCGTCCCGATGTGATCCTCACCAGCCCCTATCTGCGCGCCCGCGAAACGGCGCGGACCTTTCGCGATGCCGGTGGCGCGGATCCCGACGAAGCGATCTGCGGCGACGAACGGCTGCGCGAGAAGGAGTTCGGGATTCTCGATGGGCTCACCACCGCCGGCATCCACGCGATTCTGCCCGAACAGGCCGAATTCCGTCGCCTGCTCGGTAAATTCTATCATCGCCCGCCCGGCGGCGAGAGCTGGTGCGACGTCATCTTCCGCCTCCGCTCGCTGCTCGACACGGTCTCGCTCCATTATGCCGATCGCGAGGTGATGATCGTCGCGCACCAAGTCGTGGTGCTCTGCCTGCGCTACATCATCGAGAATCTGTCGGAGGAGGAGATATTGGAGATCGATCGCCAGGGCGACGTCGCCAATTGCTCGATCACCGAATATGCCCACGATCCCGCCGCCGGAAAGGATGGCGGGCTGGTGCTCCTGCGCTACAATGTTAACCCGCCGATGGAGGATGGCGATGCCGAGGTGACCAGCGCCCCCGACGCAATGGTCGCGGCTCGGGGATGA
- the metF gene encoding methylenetetrahydrofolate reductase [NAD(P)H] yields the protein MTIVNPLAAPLFADVAGDVDISFEFFPPKSEKMEETLWESIQALSPLGPRFVSVTYGAGGTTRERTHNTVARIARETRIPAAAHLTCVDATRDEIDAVAHAYWEAGVRHIVALRGDPSTPGAKYQSHPGGYENAADLVGGLRKLHPFEISVAAYPECHPDSPSAKADLDNLKRKIDAGATRAITQFFFTPEAFFRFRDDAAAAGIDAELVPGIMPVMNYAAVVRMSAMCGTEVPPWMGKLFEGLDDHPGARQLVAATLAAELCRKLYAGDVRQFHFYTLNRAELSYAICHLLGVRAKVAELAAA from the coding sequence ATGACGATCGTAAATCCGCTGGCGGCGCCGCTGTTCGCGGACGTGGCCGGCGACGTGGACATTTCGTTCGAATTCTTCCCGCCCAAGAGCGAGAAGATGGAGGAGACGCTGTGGGAGTCGATCCAGGCGCTGAGCCCGCTGGGGCCGCGCTTCGTGAGCGTGACCTATGGCGCGGGCGGGACGACGCGCGAGCGGACGCATAACACGGTAGCCCGCATCGCGCGCGAGACGCGCATTCCGGCGGCGGCGCATCTGACCTGCGTCGACGCGACACGCGACGAGATCGATGCGGTCGCGCATGCTTATTGGGAAGCGGGTGTTCGGCATATCGTCGCGCTGCGCGGCGATCCGTCGACGCCCGGCGCTAAATATCAGTCGCATCCCGGCGGCTATGAAAATGCGGCCGATCTGGTGGGCGGGCTGCGGAAGCTGCACCCGTTCGAAATATCGGTCGCGGCCTATCCCGAATGCCATCCCGATTCTCCGAGCGCGAAGGCCGATCTCGACAATCTGAAGCGCAAGATCGACGCCGGGGCGACGCGCGCGATCACCCAATTCTTTTTCACCCCCGAAGCCTTCTTCCGCTTCCGCGACGATGCTGCGGCGGCCGGGATTGACGCCGAGCTGGTGCCGGGGATCATGCCGGTGATGAACTATGCCGCGGTCGTGCGGATGTCGGCGATGTGCGGGACCGAAGTGCCGCCCTGGATGGGCAAATTGTTCGAAGGGCTCGACGACCATCCCGGCGCGCGGCAGCTTGTCGCGGCGACGCTGGCCGCCGAATTGTGCCGCAAGCTCTATGCCGGGGATGTGCGGCAGTTTCACTTCTACACGCTGAACCGAGCCGAGCTCAGCTACGCGATCTGCCACTTGCTGGGGGTGCGGGCGAAGGTGGCGGAACTAGCGGCGGCGTAA
- a CDS encoding response regulator transcription factor: MDSQRHLVIVDDDAAFARALQRSFERRGYAVRVARSPEELDTLLDAEVPGYAVVDLKLGTASGLPCIQRLHAKDPAMLIVVLTGFASIATAVEAIKLGASHYLAKPANTDDIEAAFSKAAGDPGAPIEGRATSIKTLEWERINETLVETDFNISETARRLGMHRRTLARKLEKRPIR, from the coding sequence ATGGATTCGCAACGACATCTGGTGATCGTCGATGACGATGCCGCCTTCGCCCGGGCGCTGCAGCGTTCGTTCGAACGCCGCGGATATGCGGTGCGCGTGGCCCGCAGCCCGGAGGAACTCGACACGCTTTTGGACGCCGAGGTGCCGGGCTATGCAGTCGTCGACCTGAAGCTGGGGACGGCCTCCGGTCTGCCCTGCATCCAGCGGCTGCATGCGAAGGATCCGGCGATGCTGATCGTGGTCCTCACCGGCTTTGCCAGCATCGCGACCGCGGTCGAGGCGATCAAGCTGGGCGCATCGCATTATCTCGCCAAGCCGGCGAACACCGATGATATCGAGGCCGCGTTCAGCAAGGCTGCGGGGGACCCTGGGGCCCCGATCGAAGGCCGCGCCACCTCGATAAAGACGCTCGAATGGGAACGGATCAACGAGACGCTGGTCGAAACCGACTTCAACATCTCCGAGACCGCGCGGAGGCTGGGGATGCATCGCCGCACCCTGGCGCGCAAACTGGAAAAGCGCCCGATCCGATAG